One Candidatus Methylomirabilis lanthanidiphila genomic region harbors:
- a CDS encoding Phosphate-selective porin O and P, translating into MAQRRWWVRGAVLGSALLLTPVGAWADKLTELEQAFETQQKSLQQLQQEMQRLRQERVTQQEEVTRRVMEVEKKAADAAASSLQTGFDPWPGKGFYLKSADGQHRLNIGGYVQTLAQVEASRNEEDVTPAGSGGGLNDRQAAINRHRPSTLKLHRVRVIFNGTIFRDFGFHIEPEFTGGASGTRIETGFVTYTYMPWARVTVGQMRHQYSLEQGMATQDLDFAAQRSFVNRAFSPDLQMGILLNGNTKLADMPIYYGFGIFNGCGRVDQCPGSVDNDGDKEYTGRMTISPPMPMGNLTVGVNADFRTFNIVRGSGATDTNGVTNPVGGGSKFHRFNPVSTLGDKFGGDGNGTSQNGFLINGDRVTTGADIVFDFYPFILKGEFHYASQERDGLGTGSNTNLDDLRMMGGYGTLGYWVFGNKLKGLLVNGRYEHLRVDDTKGSFTPSSASPNTERELRVRAGTLGLTWYANPNVFVRANYLLTDVTPGKNVFGVSNNTQGELTHQGIAELMVRF; encoded by the coding sequence ATGGCGCAGAGAAGGTGGTGGGTTCGTGGTGCGGTCTTAGGCAGCGCCTTGCTGCTTACCCCGGTGGGGGCATGGGCCGACAAGCTCACAGAGCTTGAGCAAGCCTTTGAGACGCAGCAGAAGTCGCTGCAGCAGTTGCAGCAAGAGATGCAGCGGCTGCGACAGGAGCGAGTCACGCAGCAGGAAGAGGTAACCAGGCGCGTGATGGAGGTGGAGAAGAAGGCCGCGGACGCCGCAGCTTCATCGCTCCAAACCGGATTTGACCCATGGCCAGGGAAGGGGTTCTACCTGAAGTCGGCCGATGGTCAGCACCGGCTGAACATTGGCGGCTACGTGCAGACCTTGGCGCAAGTTGAGGCGTCTAGAAATGAAGAGGATGTCACGCCAGCGGGCAGCGGAGGGGGCCTAAACGACAGGCAGGCAGCGATCAATCGACACCGCCCCAGCACGCTGAAGTTGCACCGCGTCCGGGTCATCTTCAACGGCACGATCTTCAGGGATTTCGGCTTCCACATCGAGCCGGAGTTCACGGGCGGTGCTTCCGGCACCCGGATCGAAACCGGCTTTGTGACCTACACCTACATGCCTTGGGCCCGGGTAACCGTCGGGCAGATGCGGCATCAGTACAGCCTTGAGCAGGGCATGGCCACGCAGGACCTGGACTTCGCCGCTCAGCGGTCATTTGTCAACAGGGCCTTCTCTCCTGACCTGCAGATGGGTATCCTCCTTAACGGCAATACGAAACTCGCCGACATGCCCATCTACTACGGGTTCGGTATCTTTAACGGATGCGGCCGGGTCGATCAGTGCCCAGGCAGCGTGGATAACGATGGTGACAAGGAGTACACGGGCCGGATGACGATCTCGCCCCCGATGCCCATGGGGAATCTCACCGTCGGCGTGAACGCGGACTTCCGCACCTTCAACATCGTACGGGGCAGTGGCGCGACCGACACCAACGGCGTGACGAACCCTGTCGGTGGCGGCTCCAAGTTCCACCGCTTTAACCCGGTAAGCACGCTGGGCGACAAATTTGGAGGTGACGGTAACGGCACCAGCCAAAACGGTTTCCTCATCAACGGCGACCGCGTCACTACCGGCGCCGACATCGTATTTGACTTCTATCCGTTCATCCTCAAGGGCGAGTTCCACTACGCCTCTCAGGAGCGCGACGGATTGGGAACGGGCAGCAACACGAATCTCGATGACCTCCGCATGATGGGCGGCTATGGCACGCTCGGCTATTGGGTCTTCGGCAACAAGCTGAAGGGCCTGCTGGTCAACGGCCGCTACGAGCACCTGCGGGTCGATGACACCAAGGGGAGCTTCACTCCCTCTAGTGCATCTCCCAATACAGAGCGGGAGTTGAGGGTGCGCGCCGGAACGCTCGGTTTGACCTGGTATGCCAACCCCAACGTTTTCGTGCGGGCCAACTATCTGCTGACCGACGTCACGCCGGGGAAGAACGTCTTTGGAGTGAGCAACAACACGCAAGGTGAGCTGACCCATCAGGGTATTGCCGAACTGATGGTCAGATTCTAA